One Helianthus annuus cultivar XRQ/B chromosome 12, HanXRQr2.0-SUNRISE, whole genome shotgun sequence genomic region harbors:
- the LOC110895821 gene encoding probable glucan 1,3-beta-glucosidase A isoform X7, whose translation MPNRDMIDGTEVQFRSVTLHKYISAENGGGMKITVDRDSPSSWETFRLWRVSSSEFQLRTSQGHFITCDVKDGNVSATASMPSLTETFYIERNERNRVHIKHVISGSYLQASTSNNITADHHGVPGWDDNAATFEMIIVSNLIHGDYQLANGLGRDKAKQVLTRHRNSFITWQDFKFLYKHGINTVRIPVGWWIAFDPNPPTPFIGGTLEALDNAFSWAQLYDIKCIIDLHAAPGSQNGMEHSASRDGSTSWPMYISQTLYATHPALLGIELLNEPSAATVPLDTLISYYKQGYQIIRKYSSTAYVIICQRIGNADPIELYNANIGPSNLVLDLHYYNLFDSYFVNKTPAENIQFIFNNRQPQLQALNDLNGPLVFIGEWVNEWNATNSTQLDYQDFGEAQLQVYDAASFGWAYWTLRNAEPHWDFEWNIRNNYLKLSFMLFDVGYSQKTPVIKGVLWFILACNFYIYNAL comes from the exons GATGGTACAGAGGTACAATTTAGATCAGTGACATTGCACAAGTACATATCAGCAGAAAATGGTGGTGGCATGAAGATTACAGTAGACCGAGATTCTCCTTCTTCATGGGAAACCTTTCGG TTATGGAGGGTTTCTAGTTCAGAGTTTCAGCTCCGGACATCACAAGGGCATTTTATCACATGTGACGTTAAAGATGGCAATGTCTCTGCAACTGCAAGTATGCCGTCTTTAACTGAAACATTCTACATTGAAAGAAATGAAAGAAACAGAGTTCACATAAAACATGTAATAAGTGGAAGCTATCTGCAG GCTTCAACTTCAAATAACATCACCGCAGACCATCATGGGGTTCCAGGGTGGGATGATAATGCAGCTACATTTGAAATGATAATTGTATCAAATTTAATCCATGGAGATTACCAGCTTGCTAATGGACTCGGCCGTGATAAGGCCAAACAAGTTCTTACG AGGCATAGAAACAGTTTTATCACTTGGCAAGACTTTAAATTTCTGTACAAACATGGAATAAATACGGTTAGAATCCCAGTTGGATGGTGGATAGCTTTTGATCCAAATCCTCCAACCCCTTTCATTGGTGGAACCTTGGAAGCTTTGGATAACGCTTTCTCGTGGGCTCA GTTATATGATATTAAGTGCATCATCGATCTACATGCAGCTCCGGGGTCTCAAAATGGCATGGAACACAGTGCCAGTAGAGATGGTTCTACATCATGGCCTATGTATATTTCACAGACACT GTATGCCACACATCCAGCCTTGCTAGGAATCGAGCTTCTAAACGAACCATCTGCTGCAACGGTTCCATTGGATACCCTAATTTCATATTACAAACAAGGCTACCAGATCATCAGAAAATATTCTTCCACAGCTTATGTCATAATCTGCCAAAGAATCGGCAACGCAGATCCTATTGAACTTTACAACGCTAACATTGGTCCATCAAATCTAGTACTAGATTTGCATTACTACAATCTTTTCGATAGTTATTTTGTTAACAAGACTCCTGCTGAAAATATCCAGTTTATTTTCAACAACAGACAACCGCAGTTACAAGCTCTCAATGATTTAAACGGGCCTCTTGTTTTTATTG GCGAGTGGGTAAACGAATGGAATGCAACCAACAGTACACAGTTAGATTACCAAGATTTTGGTGAAGCCCAGTTACAGGTATATGATGCTGCCTCCTTTGGATGGGCTTATTGGACACTTAGAAATGCCGAGCCTCACTGGGATTTTGAGTGGAATATCCGCAACAACTACTTAAAACTAA gttttatgttgtttgatgtaGGTTACTCTCAGAAGACACCTGTAATTAAGGGTGTATTGTGGTTCATATTGGCATGTAACTTCTACATTTATAATGCGTTATAG
- the LOC110895821 gene encoding probable glucan 1,3-beta-glucosidase A isoform X6, with product MPNRDMIDGTEVQFRSVTLHKYISAENGGGMKITVDRDSPSSWETFRLWRVSSSEFQLRTSQGHFITCDVKDGNVSATASMPSLTETFYIERNERNRVHIKHVISGSYLQASTSNNITADHHGVPGWDDNAATFEMIIVSNLIHGDYQLANGLGRDKAKQVLTRHRNSFITWQDFKFLYKHGINTVRIPVGWWIAFDPNPPTPFIGGTLEALDNAFSWAQLYDIKCIIDLHAAPGSQNGMEHSASRDGSTSWPMYISQTLYVIDFLASRYATHPALLGIELLNEPSAATVPLDTLISYYKQGYQIIRKYSSTAYVIICQRIGNADPIELYNANIGPSNLVLDLHYYNLFDSYFVNKTPAENIQFIFNNRQPQLQALNDLNGPLVFIGEWVNEWNATNSTQLDYQDFGEAQLQVYDAASFGWAYWTLRNAEPHWDFEWNIRNNYLKLSFMLFDVGYSQKTPVIKGVLWFILACNFYIYNAL from the exons GATGGTACAGAGGTACAATTTAGATCAGTGACATTGCACAAGTACATATCAGCAGAAAATGGTGGTGGCATGAAGATTACAGTAGACCGAGATTCTCCTTCTTCATGGGAAACCTTTCGG TTATGGAGGGTTTCTAGTTCAGAGTTTCAGCTCCGGACATCACAAGGGCATTTTATCACATGTGACGTTAAAGATGGCAATGTCTCTGCAACTGCAAGTATGCCGTCTTTAACTGAAACATTCTACATTGAAAGAAATGAAAGAAACAGAGTTCACATAAAACATGTAATAAGTGGAAGCTATCTGCAG GCTTCAACTTCAAATAACATCACCGCAGACCATCATGGGGTTCCAGGGTGGGATGATAATGCAGCTACATTTGAAATGATAATTGTATCAAATTTAATCCATGGAGATTACCAGCTTGCTAATGGACTCGGCCGTGATAAGGCCAAACAAGTTCTTACG AGGCATAGAAACAGTTTTATCACTTGGCAAGACTTTAAATTTCTGTACAAACATGGAATAAATACGGTTAGAATCCCAGTTGGATGGTGGATAGCTTTTGATCCAAATCCTCCAACCCCTTTCATTGGTGGAACCTTGGAAGCTTTGGATAACGCTTTCTCGTGGGCTCA GTTATATGATATTAAGTGCATCATCGATCTACATGCAGCTCCGGGGTCTCAAAATGGCATGGAACACAGTGCCAGTAGAGATGGTTCTACATCATGGCCTATGTATATTTCACAGACACTGTATGTCATTGATTTTTTAGCTTCGAG GTATGCCACACATCCAGCCTTGCTAGGAATCGAGCTTCTAAACGAACCATCTGCTGCAACGGTTCCATTGGATACCCTAATTTCATATTACAAACAAGGCTACCAGATCATCAGAAAATATTCTTCCACAGCTTATGTCATAATCTGCCAAAGAATCGGCAACGCAGATCCTATTGAACTTTACAACGCTAACATTGGTCCATCAAATCTAGTACTAGATTTGCATTACTACAATCTTTTCGATAGTTATTTTGTTAACAAGACTCCTGCTGAAAATATCCAGTTTATTTTCAACAACAGACAACCGCAGTTACAAGCTCTCAATGATTTAAACGGGCCTCTTGTTTTTATTG GCGAGTGGGTAAACGAATGGAATGCAACCAACAGTACACAGTTAGATTACCAAGATTTTGGTGAAGCCCAGTTACAGGTATATGATGCTGCCTCCTTTGGATGGGCTTATTGGACACTTAGAAATGCCGAGCCTCACTGGGATTTTGAGTGGAATATCCGCAACAACTACTTAAAACTAA gttttatgttgtttgatgtaGGTTACTCTCAGAAGACACCTGTAATTAAGGGTGTATTGTGGTTCATATTGGCATGTAACTTCTACATTTATAATGCGTTATAG
- the LOC110895821 gene encoding probable glucan 1,3-beta-glucosidase A isoform X5 translates to MLKVEGLPGNSKVRGVNLGGWLVVEGWIKPQLFDEMPNRDMIDGTEVQFRSVTLHKYISAENGGGMKITVDRDSPSSWETFRLWRVSSSEFQLRTSQGHFITCDVKDGNVSATASMPSLTETFYIERNERNRVHIKHVISGSYLQASTSNNITADHHGVPGWDDNAATFEMIIVSNLIHGDYQLANGLGRDKAKQVLTRHRNSFITWQDFKFLYKHGINTVRIPVGWWIAFDPNPPTPFIGGTLEALDNAFSWAQLYDIKCIIDLHAAPGSQNGMEHSASRDGSTSWPMYISQTLYVIDFLASRYATHPALLGIELLNEPSAATVPLDTLISYYKQGYQIIRKYSSTAYVIICQRIGNADPIELYNANIGPSNLVLDLHYYNLFDSYFVNKTPAENIQFIFNNRQPQLQALNDLNGPLVFIGEWVNEWNATNSTQLDYQDFGEAQLQVYDAASFGWAYWTLRNAEPHWDFEWNIRNNYLKLSYSQKTPVIKGVLWFILACNFYIYNAL, encoded by the exons GATGGTACAGAGGTACAATTTAGATCAGTGACATTGCACAAGTACATATCAGCAGAAAATGGTGGTGGCATGAAGATTACAGTAGACCGAGATTCTCCTTCTTCATGGGAAACCTTTCGG TTATGGAGGGTTTCTAGTTCAGAGTTTCAGCTCCGGACATCACAAGGGCATTTTATCACATGTGACGTTAAAGATGGCAATGTCTCTGCAACTGCAAGTATGCCGTCTTTAACTGAAACATTCTACATTGAAAGAAATGAAAGAAACAGAGTTCACATAAAACATGTAATAAGTGGAAGCTATCTGCAG GCTTCAACTTCAAATAACATCACCGCAGACCATCATGGGGTTCCAGGGTGGGATGATAATGCAGCTACATTTGAAATGATAATTGTATCAAATTTAATCCATGGAGATTACCAGCTTGCTAATGGACTCGGCCGTGATAAGGCCAAACAAGTTCTTACG AGGCATAGAAACAGTTTTATCACTTGGCAAGACTTTAAATTTCTGTACAAACATGGAATAAATACGGTTAGAATCCCAGTTGGATGGTGGATAGCTTTTGATCCAAATCCTCCAACCCCTTTCATTGGTGGAACCTTGGAAGCTTTGGATAACGCTTTCTCGTGGGCTCA GTTATATGATATTAAGTGCATCATCGATCTACATGCAGCTCCGGGGTCTCAAAATGGCATGGAACACAGTGCCAGTAGAGATGGTTCTACATCATGGCCTATGTATATTTCACAGACACTGTATGTCATTGATTTTTTAGCTTCGAG GTATGCCACACATCCAGCCTTGCTAGGAATCGAGCTTCTAAACGAACCATCTGCTGCAACGGTTCCATTGGATACCCTAATTTCATATTACAAACAAGGCTACCAGATCATCAGAAAATATTCTTCCACAGCTTATGTCATAATCTGCCAAAGAATCGGCAACGCAGATCCTATTGAACTTTACAACGCTAACATTGGTCCATCAAATCTAGTACTAGATTTGCATTACTACAATCTTTTCGATAGTTATTTTGTTAACAAGACTCCTGCTGAAAATATCCAGTTTATTTTCAACAACAGACAACCGCAGTTACAAGCTCTCAATGATTTAAACGGGCCTCTTGTTTTTATTG GCGAGTGGGTAAACGAATGGAATGCAACCAACAGTACACAGTTAGATTACCAAGATTTTGGTGAAGCCCAGTTACAGGTATATGATGCTGCCTCCTTTGGATGGGCTTATTGGACACTTAGAAATGCCGAGCCTCACTGGGATTTTGAGTGGAATATCCGCAACAACTACTTAAAACTAA GTTACTCTCAGAAGACACCTGTAATTAAGGGTGTATTGTGGTTCATATTGGCATGTAACTTCTACATTTATAATGCGTTATAG
- the LOC110895821 gene encoding probable glucan 1,3-beta-glucosidase A isoform X4 — protein sequence MLKVEGLPGNSKVRGVNLGGWLVVEGWIKPQLFDEMPNRDMIDGTEVQFRSVTLHKYISAENGGGMKITVDRDSPSSWETFRLWRVSSSEFQLRTSQGHFITCDVKDGNVSATASMPSLTETFYIERNERNRVHIKHVISGSYLQASTSNNITADHHGVPGWDDNAATFEMIIVSNLIHGDYQLANGLGRDKAKQVLTRHRNSFITWQDFKFLYKHGINTVRIPVGWWIAFDPNPPTPFIGGTLEALDNAFSWAQLYDIKCIIDLHAAPGSQNGMEHSASRDGSTSWPMYISQTLYVIDFLASRYATHPALLGIELLNEPSAATVPLDTLISYYKQGYQIIRKYSSTAYVIICQRIGNADPIELYNANIGPSNLVLDLHYYNLFDSYFVNKTPAENIQFIFNNRQPQLQALNDLNGPLVFIGEWVNEWNATNSTQLDYQDFGEAQLQVYDAASFGWAYWTLRNAEPHWDFEWNIRNNYLKLSFMLFDVGYSQKTPVIKGVLWFILACNFYIYNAL from the exons GATGGTACAGAGGTACAATTTAGATCAGTGACATTGCACAAGTACATATCAGCAGAAAATGGTGGTGGCATGAAGATTACAGTAGACCGAGATTCTCCTTCTTCATGGGAAACCTTTCGG TTATGGAGGGTTTCTAGTTCAGAGTTTCAGCTCCGGACATCACAAGGGCATTTTATCACATGTGACGTTAAAGATGGCAATGTCTCTGCAACTGCAAGTATGCCGTCTTTAACTGAAACATTCTACATTGAAAGAAATGAAAGAAACAGAGTTCACATAAAACATGTAATAAGTGGAAGCTATCTGCAG GCTTCAACTTCAAATAACATCACCGCAGACCATCATGGGGTTCCAGGGTGGGATGATAATGCAGCTACATTTGAAATGATAATTGTATCAAATTTAATCCATGGAGATTACCAGCTTGCTAATGGACTCGGCCGTGATAAGGCCAAACAAGTTCTTACG AGGCATAGAAACAGTTTTATCACTTGGCAAGACTTTAAATTTCTGTACAAACATGGAATAAATACGGTTAGAATCCCAGTTGGATGGTGGATAGCTTTTGATCCAAATCCTCCAACCCCTTTCATTGGTGGAACCTTGGAAGCTTTGGATAACGCTTTCTCGTGGGCTCA GTTATATGATATTAAGTGCATCATCGATCTACATGCAGCTCCGGGGTCTCAAAATGGCATGGAACACAGTGCCAGTAGAGATGGTTCTACATCATGGCCTATGTATATTTCACAGACACTGTATGTCATTGATTTTTTAGCTTCGAG GTATGCCACACATCCAGCCTTGCTAGGAATCGAGCTTCTAAACGAACCATCTGCTGCAACGGTTCCATTGGATACCCTAATTTCATATTACAAACAAGGCTACCAGATCATCAGAAAATATTCTTCCACAGCTTATGTCATAATCTGCCAAAGAATCGGCAACGCAGATCCTATTGAACTTTACAACGCTAACATTGGTCCATCAAATCTAGTACTAGATTTGCATTACTACAATCTTTTCGATAGTTATTTTGTTAACAAGACTCCTGCTGAAAATATCCAGTTTATTTTCAACAACAGACAACCGCAGTTACAAGCTCTCAATGATTTAAACGGGCCTCTTGTTTTTATTG GCGAGTGGGTAAACGAATGGAATGCAACCAACAGTACACAGTTAGATTACCAAGATTTTGGTGAAGCCCAGTTACAGGTATATGATGCTGCCTCCTTTGGATGGGCTTATTGGACACTTAGAAATGCCGAGCCTCACTGGGATTTTGAGTGGAATATCCGCAACAACTACTTAAAACTAA gttttatgttgtttgatgtaGGTTACTCTCAGAAGACACCTGTAATTAAGGGTGTATTGTGGTTCATATTGGCATGTAACTTCTACATTTATAATGCGTTATAG